A genome region from Candidatus Abyssobacteria bacterium SURF_5 includes the following:
- a CDS encoding ABC transporter ATP-binding protein, protein MHGPGIGTYHEEEALGKAYDARLVKRLWQYMRPYKGRIMLSLFFLLILSGFQLLQPYLVKRAIDEHILAGELRGLMLIVGIFFLAIIGEFFFGFLESLITSKTGQLVVFDLRIKIFRHLMTLSSRFFDRNPIGRLITRLTTDVEALEEMFAYGVVTILGDILKLVAIVVILFAVDFKLSLVTFAIVPFLLISTMFFRLKARDAFRAIRLTLARINSVLHENITGMGIVQMFSRERANRRQFEQVNDNLLGSQLRSVFYESGLSALVEFIGSVGLALILWYGGGQIVRNTLTFGSLVLFIQLVERFFEPIFSLSQQYTIMQSAMAASERIFKLLDSKDVIEDSPQPAPLDAVHGKIEFRNVGFGYKPDEPVIRDVSFKIKPGEKIAIVGATGAGKTTLIKLLTRMYDVTAGSILIDGKDIRGVDKHLLRRNIGMVLQDVFLFSGDIDYNIRLGNEALSPEMVKAAARKANVDAFINRFPGRYREPIKERGKNLSSGERQLISFARAFAYEPKILVLDEATSNVDTTTEILIQQAVRQLMQGRTSIVIAHRLSTIQGVDRIFVMHKGQLVEEGTHSELMKRQGIYYRLYLLQYKEQEASSPRPRPASPRKPPTVVKTSRMDGGSDSD, encoded by the coding sequence ATGCACGGACCCGGAATCGGAACATATCACGAAGAAGAGGCGCTGGGAAAAGCGTATGACGCGCGCCTGGTGAAGCGGCTGTGGCAGTATATGCGGCCGTACAAGGGGAGAATCATGCTTTCCCTCTTTTTCCTTCTGATCCTTTCCGGATTCCAGTTGCTGCAGCCGTATCTGGTAAAAAGGGCGATCGATGAACATATTTTGGCCGGTGAACTGCGCGGCCTGATGTTGATCGTTGGGATCTTCTTTCTGGCGATCATCGGCGAATTCTTTTTCGGATTTCTTGAATCGCTTATCACCAGTAAGACAGGTCAACTGGTAGTCTTCGATCTCCGGATAAAGATATTCCGTCACCTCATGACATTGTCTTCCCGCTTTTTCGACAGGAACCCGATCGGCCGGCTGATTACGCGCCTCACAACGGACGTCGAAGCTCTCGAGGAGATGTTCGCATATGGAGTGGTAACGATCCTGGGCGATATCCTGAAACTGGTCGCGATTGTGGTTATCCTTTTTGCCGTCGATTTCAAGCTGTCGCTGGTCACGTTCGCGATCGTTCCGTTCCTGCTGATCTCGACGATGTTCTTCCGCCTCAAGGCACGCGACGCGTTCAGGGCCATCCGGCTAACGCTCGCAAGAATCAATTCCGTGCTTCACGAGAATATCACCGGCATGGGAATCGTGCAGATGTTCTCGCGCGAGCGGGCCAATCGGCGCCAGTTCGAGCAGGTGAACGACAATTTGCTGGGATCGCAACTGAGATCGGTCTTCTATGAATCGGGACTCTCGGCGCTGGTCGAGTTCATCGGCTCCGTCGGACTGGCCCTGATTCTGTGGTACGGCGGCGGCCAAATCGTGCGCAACACGCTGACGTTCGGCTCGCTGGTCCTGTTCATTCAACTGGTCGAGCGCTTTTTCGAGCCGATCTTCAGCTTGAGCCAGCAGTACACGATCATGCAATCTGCGATGGCCGCTTCCGAGCGTATCTTCAAGCTGCTCGATTCGAAGGACGTGATCGAGGATTCGCCTCAGCCCGCGCCGCTCGATGCGGTGCACGGCAAGATCGAATTTCGCAATGTGGGGTTCGGCTATAAGCCGGATGAGCCGGTTATCCGCGATGTTTCATTCAAGATCAAGCCGGGTGAGAAGATCGCGATAGTCGGCGCGACCGGCGCCGGAAAGACGACGCTGATTAAGCTTTTGACCCGAATGTACGACGTGACGGCCGGCAGTATCTTGATAGATGGCAAGGACATCCGCGGGGTCGACAAGCACCTTTTGCGGAGAAATATCGGGATGGTGCTGCAGGACGTTTTCCTGTTCTCCGGCGACATCGACTATAACATTCGGCTCGGCAACGAGGCGCTTTCACCGGAGATGGTGAAGGCGGCGGCGCGGAAAGCGAATGTCGATGCCTTCATCAATCGTTTTCCGGGGCGATACCGGGAGCCGATCAAGGAGCGGGGAAAGAATCTGTCGAGCGGCGAGCGGCAGCTCATTTCCTTTGCGCGCGCGTTTGCCTACGAGCCGAAGATTCTTGTGCTCGATGAGGCGACATCCAACGTGGATACAACGACTGAAATACTGATTCAGCAGGCGGTGCGCCAGCTCATGCAAGGGCGGACCTCAATCGTGATCGCTCATCGGCTGTCCACGATCCAGGGCGTCGACAGGATTTTCGTAATGCATAAGGGGCAGCTTGTGGAGGAAGGCACTCACTCGGAATTGATGAAGCGACAGGGGATTTATTACCGGCTGTATCTCCTGCAGTATAAAGAACAGGAAGCTTCGTCGCCCCGACCGAGACCCGCTTCGCCTCGAAAACCGCCGACAGTTGTGAAAACCTCACGGATGGATGGTGGCTCCGATTCCGACTGA